The following proteins come from a genomic window of Paenibacillus swuensis:
- a CDS encoding fibronectin type III domain-containing protein: MMISKKFWSVTVGGLCTLGLLTVSAEPVQAARDPWLQPFAQGSIWNLPLGSGADYQSKGHFPVGSYVHADPEFHVKTSASDPVRNIYGVPNWTSRCSDTSTPQGTINIPDDFIVPDAITTGGVYETPNNVAAFLKPDGRYLIQLEPLTRCTAGGNVFGYRWQEDLDIQGPGIGGTHWGSGLSAIGGSIRHGELTGTTPIKHALKLNVWGNYLHYNAADATKGYRWPADRSDAKSANTYFGANPRIEMGALMALHPTETESSLGLQTEAGKKLFHALQDYGAYIADDTGWDAYAFSLSNEAMFEFQEHYGYSFNQSSGASGEAKKYFDDFNKLITSLYVVDNNTSGNIGGGGTRRAALADPVFGAMDTTAPTVPTNVAVTGRSTSNVSLSWTASTDNVRVMEYEIYNGTTYLGSTYGNTTFTAYNLAPNSTFSFKIRAKDTNTNRSAFSSIVNTSTYDGYTENFDDGAAQNWVLSSGSSVEYGRLKMVNWGGSESGIYNNRTFSAPNTGNNYVYRVRLQTDSADNYGKTKVYFNWGDASNTYFVQFGGGTSNSVELKKLINGTETTLATYSGSYEIKNGSYPVIEVKYENGGYISVSGNRNGTATTLFNRIQDSARTSGKVGTGVQGTQSFAEDVEVVINAGSTGSGSIIPYAENFDDGAAQNWSLTGSIIEYSRLKMTNWGGTAGGHYTGASYSGNYSYKVALQTDAADNNGKTRVYFNFTDANNTYYVEFGGGTTNTVSLKKVVGGTVTTIATYAGNYTIKNWDWPVIEVLYSSGTITVKGTRGSTVTTLFNQLSDASHTSGYIGVGVNNTQSFADEISVN, from the coding sequence ATGATGATTTCTAAAAAGTTCTGGTCAGTAACAGTCGGAGGATTATGCACTCTCGGTCTATTGACTGTTTCCGCGGAACCCGTACAAGCAGCGAGGGATCCATGGCTCCAACCATTTGCACAGGGCAGTATATGGAATTTACCGCTAGGTTCCGGCGCTGATTATCAATCCAAAGGGCATTTCCCTGTAGGCTCTTACGTTCATGCGGATCCTGAATTTCATGTCAAAACTTCAGCAAGCGACCCGGTGCGCAATATATACGGCGTTCCGAATTGGACCAGCCGCTGCAGTGACACTTCCACTCCCCAAGGCACTATTAATATCCCGGATGACTTTATAGTTCCGGATGCCATCACTACCGGCGGTGTATATGAAACTCCGAATAATGTGGCCGCTTTTCTGAAGCCTGACGGAAGGTATCTGATTCAGTTAGAACCGCTTACCCGTTGTACAGCAGGTGGAAATGTATTCGGTTACCGCTGGCAAGAGGATCTGGATATACAAGGACCGGGCATTGGCGGCACGCATTGGGGTTCTGGCCTTTCAGCGATCGGCGGCTCGATACGCCACGGTGAACTGACAGGAACTACCCCCATCAAGCATGCATTGAAGCTTAACGTATGGGGAAATTATTTGCACTACAACGCGGCGGACGCCACGAAAGGTTACCGCTGGCCTGCGGACCGGTCGGACGCGAAATCAGCCAACACTTATTTTGGAGCAAATCCGCGTATTGAGATGGGAGCACTCATGGCTTTGCACCCGACAGAAACGGAATCAAGCTTGGGACTGCAAACAGAGGCCGGCAAGAAGCTGTTTCATGCCTTGCAAGACTACGGAGCCTATATTGCTGATGACACAGGTTGGGATGCCTATGCCTTCTCCCTTTCCAACGAAGCGATGTTTGAATTTCAAGAACATTACGGATATTCCTTTAATCAAAGTTCCGGGGCTTCAGGCGAAGCTAAGAAATACTTCGATGACTTTAATAAATTAATTACGAGTCTGTATGTCGTTGATAACAATACATCGGGGAACATCGGCGGCGGCGGTACAAGACGCGCGGCATTGGCGGATCCCGTCTTTGGGGCTATGGATACGACAGCTCCGACCGTACCGACGAATGTAGCCGTCACAGGTCGTTCCACAAGCAATGTATCCCTTTCGTGGACGGCTTCGACGGATAACGTTAGAGTGATGGAATACGAAATCTATAACGGAACCACTTATCTAGGCTCCACCTATGGAAACACAACGTTCACCGCATACAATCTTGCCCCCAATTCAACTTTTTCCTTTAAAATTCGGGCTAAAGACACGAACACGAATCGATCCGCTTTCAGCAGCATTGTGAACACGAGCACATATGACGGGTACACGGAAAATTTCGATGACGGAGCCGCTCAGAACTGGGTGCTCAGCAGCGGCAGTTCCGTTGAGTACGGCCGGTTAAAGATGGTGAATTGGGGAGGTTCCGAATCAGGCATCTATAATAACCGCACATTCTCCGCACCGAATACTGGCAACAACTATGTATACCGTGTGAGGCTTCAAACCGATTCAGCCGATAACTACGGCAAGACCAAGGTATATTTTAACTGGGGAGACGCTTCCAACACCTACTTTGTTCAATTCGGGGGCGGAACTTCGAACTCAGTGGAATTGAAGAAGTTAATTAACGGAACGGAAACAACGCTGGCAACCTATAGCGGCTCCTACGAAATTAAAAACGGGAGCTATCCTGTCATTGAAGTGAAATATGAGAACGGCGGTTACATTAGCGTATCCGGGAATCGAAACGGCACGGCTACAACTTTGTTTAACCGTATTCAGGATTCGGCCCGCACTTCCGGTAAAGTGGGAACGGGTGTTCAGGGAACTCAGTCTTTCGCGGAAGATGTTGAAGTGGTGATCAACGCCGGTTCAACGGGGTCTGGCTCCATCATTCCTTATGCCGAAAATTTCGACGACGGCGCCGCTCAAAATTGGTCACTGACCGGATCAATCATCGAATACTCCCGGCTCAAAATGACCAACTGGGGAGGTACGGCTGGGGGCCATTATACCGGAGCAAGCTATTCAGGTAATTATAGTTATAAAGTGGCGCTTCAAACCGACGCAGCTGACAATAACGGCAAAACAAGAGTTTACTTTAACTTTACAGATGCAAATAATACGTATTATGTAGAGTTTGGCGGGGGCACGACCAACACGGTCTCATTGAAAAAAGTCGTAGGCGGCACGGTAACCACAATCGCCACGTACGCTGGAAACTATACCATTAAAAACTGGGATTGGCCTGTTATTGAAGTACTGTACAGTTCAGGTACAATTACAGTAAAAGGTACTAGGGGCAGTACGGTAACCACTTTGTTTAACCAGTTGTCAGATGCTTCGCACACTTCAGGTTACATTGGCGTTGGCGTGAATAACACTCAATCTTTCGCTGATGAAATTTCAGTTAATTAA
- a CDS encoding TauD/TfdA dioxygenase family protein translates to MSITSQATTQGLEVIPVAGRIGAIIQGITLSGNLEQNIVEEIRQLLFKHKVIFFRGQEHLDDAGQEELAKLLGGPVAHPTVPIKEGTNYVLELDSAHGGRANSWHTDVTFVDAYPQASILRGVTIPEAGGDTVWANTAAAYEDLSPELKELADKLWAVHSNDYDYASAYRGKSHDEYKQYKKVFTSTIYETEHPVVRIHPETGEKSLLLGHFVKRITGLSSSDSAHLFQVLQSHVTRLENTVRWRWTPGDVVIWDNRATQHYAINDYGDQHRVVRRVTVAGDVPVSVDGRQSRTLLPEALNEESA, encoded by the coding sequence ATGAGCATAACCAGTCAAGCAACAACACAGGGTTTAGAGGTTATACCGGTGGCAGGACGGATTGGGGCAATCATTCAGGGAATTACCTTATCCGGTAACTTGGAACAGAATATAGTTGAGGAAATCCGTCAGCTGTTATTTAAACACAAAGTTATATTCTTCAGAGGTCAGGAACATTTGGATGATGCCGGACAAGAAGAATTGGCTAAGCTGCTCGGCGGACCGGTGGCACATCCGACAGTTCCTATTAAAGAGGGTACGAACTATGTGTTGGAGCTGGACTCGGCTCATGGCGGGCGTGCCAATTCCTGGCACACGGATGTAACATTTGTTGATGCGTACCCGCAGGCCTCTATTTTAAGAGGTGTTACGATTCCAGAAGCGGGAGGAGATACGGTATGGGCAAACACCGCCGCTGCCTACGAGGATCTGTCACCGGAGCTTAAGGAATTGGCCGATAAGCTGTGGGCGGTCCATTCGAATGACTATGATTATGCTTCAGCTTACCGGGGCAAATCACACGATGAATATAAGCAATACAAGAAAGTATTTACGTCAACGATCTATGAAACGGAGCATCCTGTCGTGCGGATACATCCCGAAACAGGCGAGAAATCATTGTTACTCGGCCACTTCGTCAAACGCATTACGGGTTTGTCATCCAGTGACTCTGCGCATCTGTTTCAAGTGTTGCAGAGCCATGTCACAAGACTGGAAAACACGGTTCGATGGCGCTGGACCCCTGGCGATGTTGTAATCTGGGATAACCGGGCAACGCAGCACTACGCTATTAATGACTATGGCGATCAACACCGTGTAGTACGAAGAGTTACCGTTGCGGGTGATGTGCCGGTTAGTGTGGACGGACGCCAAAGCCGAACGCTGTTACCTGAAGCTCTTAATGAAGAATCGGCCTAA
- a CDS encoding DUF421 domain-containing protein, which produces MDTLLETTLKTLLGFAVLLLLTRILGKKQLSQMTFFTYITGIALGGIAGDVVVHHDIKLLDGLLALTLWSFLSLVVEWISMKSSKARILLDGEPTIVIKRGRIVQQAMKDNKLNMDDLSMLLRLNGVFSVSEVHYAILEPNGQLSVLQKPPYRTPTRQDLDVPAGSTRYMPTELIVDGAIVERNLRELGLDKTWLLYELQKQGITDERQVFFAELQEDGGIFIDK; this is translated from the coding sequence ATGGATACTTTACTCGAAACCACGCTGAAAACACTGCTTGGATTTGCGGTATTGCTGTTATTAACCCGTATTTTAGGCAAAAAACAATTAAGTCAAATGACCTTCTTCACCTATATCACGGGGATTGCTCTTGGGGGTATTGCCGGGGATGTCGTCGTTCACCATGATATTAAATTGTTAGACGGGTTGCTTGCCCTGACCCTCTGGTCCTTCTTATCCTTAGTCGTTGAATGGATCAGCATGAAGTCCTCCAAAGCCCGGATCCTATTAGACGGTGAACCTACCATTGTGATTAAACGAGGTCGTATCGTACAGCAGGCTATGAAGGACAACAAGCTGAATATGGATGATTTAAGTATGTTACTCCGGCTGAACGGCGTGTTTTCAGTGAGTGAAGTGCACTATGCCATTTTGGAACCTAACGGCCAATTAAGTGTTTTGCAAAAGCCTCCATACCGAACTCCGACAAGACAGGACCTTGATGTTCCGGCGGGTTCAACACGATATATGCCTACCGAACTGATCGTGGACGGGGCCATTGTAGAACGTAATTTACGTGAATTGGGATTAGACAAGACATGGTTACTCTATGAACTGCAAAAGCAAGGCATTACAGATGAACGTCAGGTCTTTTTTGCTGAATTGCAAGAGGACGGCGGTATTTTTATCGATAAATAA
- a CDS encoding protein adenylyltransferase SelO: protein MTETKGISETGWNFDNSYARLPQSLFTLCNPTSVRSPKLIILNESLAAALGLQVQSLRSPDGEASLVGNQIPDGALPLAQAYAGHQFGHFNRLGDGRAILLGEQLTPQGSRVDIQLKGPGRTPYSRGGDGRAAVGPMLREFIISEAMHGLGIPTTRSLAVMATGQTVIREKDLPGAVLTRVAASHIRVGTFQYIANWGTVDELRALADYTVQRHDPNVYEEGNRYLSLLQEVIKRQAELIAKWQLVGFIHGVMNTDNMTISGETIDYGPCAFMDEYNPATVFSSIDSQGRYAYGNQPRIAAWNLARLAESLLPLLHDDEDEAVKLAENAIAGFGTRYQAHWLAGMRAKLGIHNEEPQDESLIDKLLELMEKHRADYTNTFRALSLDNPEETVMFGTSEFKEWHEQWQARLGRQQEPITSSRELMRVSNPAVIPRNHLVEEALEAAVEEEDYSVMKQLIEVLASPFDYSVNQDKYCSLPQTSIGRYRTYCGT from the coding sequence ATGACAGAAACCAAAGGAATTTCGGAGACAGGATGGAACTTTGACAACAGTTATGCGCGGTTACCACAATCTCTATTCACCCTGTGCAACCCGACATCAGTACGTTCACCTAAACTGATAATATTGAATGAATCGTTGGCGGCTGCCCTGGGCTTGCAAGTTCAATCGCTTCGTTCGCCTGATGGCGAGGCATCACTTGTCGGAAATCAAATACCGGATGGCGCTCTGCCGCTTGCTCAAGCATACGCGGGTCACCAGTTTGGACACTTCAACCGTTTAGGGGATGGACGGGCTATCCTGCTTGGCGAACAACTTACCCCGCAGGGATCTCGGGTTGACATTCAGCTGAAGGGCCCGGGGAGAACACCTTATTCACGGGGCGGAGACGGTCGTGCGGCAGTCGGTCCGATGTTGCGGGAGTTCATTATCAGCGAAGCGATGCATGGGCTCGGTATTCCTACAACCCGGAGTTTGGCTGTAATGGCGACGGGTCAAACGGTTATTCGCGAAAAAGACCTGCCGGGCGCCGTTCTGACCCGGGTTGCCGCCAGTCATATCCGCGTAGGCACTTTTCAGTACATTGCAAACTGGGGTACAGTGGATGAGCTTCGTGCTCTGGCGGATTATACTGTGCAAAGACATGATCCCAACGTTTATGAGGAGGGAAACCGCTATCTTTCACTGCTACAAGAAGTCATAAAGCGTCAGGCAGAGCTCATTGCGAAATGGCAGCTTGTTGGTTTTATCCATGGTGTCATGAACACCGATAACATGACGATAAGCGGTGAGACGATTGATTATGGTCCCTGTGCCTTTATGGATGAATATAACCCTGCAACGGTTTTTAGTTCAATTGACAGCCAAGGCCGTTACGCTTACGGCAATCAGCCGCGGATTGCCGCTTGGAATCTCGCCAGACTAGCTGAATCCCTTCTGCCTTTGTTGCATGACGATGAAGATGAAGCTGTTAAGTTAGCGGAGAATGCGATTGCCGGTTTCGGTACACGATATCAAGCACATTGGCTGGCGGGCATGCGCGCCAAACTGGGCATACATAACGAGGAGCCGCAGGATGAATCGTTAATTGACAAGTTGCTGGAGCTCATGGAGAAGCATCGTGCTGATTACACGAATACATTTCGCGCATTATCGCTGGATAATCCGGAGGAGACGGTCATGTTCGGTACTTCGGAATTTAAAGAGTGGCATGAACAATGGCAAGCAAGATTAGGCAGGCAACAGGAGCCGATTACATCGTCTCGGGAGTTAATGAGGGTTAGCAATCCTGCTGTCATTCCACGTAACCATCTAGTCGAGGAAGCATTGGAAGCCGCAGTGGAAGAGGAAGATTATAGTGTGATGAAGCAGCTGATCGAGGTTTTGGCTAGCCCATTTGATTATTCGGTGAATCAGGATAAATACTGCTCATTACCGCAAACATCAATAGGGCGTTACCGTACCTATTGCGGAACTTAA
- a CDS encoding MarR family winged helix-turn-helix transcriptional regulator, which translates to MHKDKSHEGEHKSDTDRFQMALFTTVRRIGPDLVKQSELGITSNQFYILKFLMHRGTCRLTKLAEWMEVKPSAITVVVDRLENHGFVKRMQDPTDRRAILVELTYKGHFALAKLDEIRTDAIEKLLSVLQEGEKEAFIQTFEKLVQAATSQQADGNGSCIVTDKKQHIKDNKGEFTQ; encoded by the coding sequence GTGCATAAGGATAAATCTCATGAAGGGGAACATAAATCAGATACAGATCGATTTCAGATGGCACTTTTCACAACTGTACGCAGAATCGGGCCAGACCTTGTGAAACAATCGGAACTTGGTATTACCAGCAATCAATTCTATATTCTGAAATTTTTAATGCACAGAGGCACCTGTCGGTTGACCAAGCTGGCCGAATGGATGGAGGTCAAGCCCAGCGCCATCACCGTTGTGGTTGACCGACTCGAAAATCACGGATTTGTGAAGCGGATGCAGGATCCAACCGATCGAAGAGCCATCCTTGTGGAATTAACGTATAAAGGGCATTTCGCATTAGCGAAATTGGATGAAATTCGCACAGACGCGATCGAGAAATTATTATCCGTTCTGCAAGAAGGGGAAAAGGAAGCTTTTATTCAAACCTTTGAGAAATTAGTTCAGGCAGCCACTTCACAACAGGCTGACGGTAACGGTTCGTGTATCGTCACGGATAAGAAACAACATATCAAAGATAATAAAGGAGAATTCACACAATGA